One genomic window of Nitrosomonas sp. Is35 includes the following:
- a CDS encoding RnfH family protein, translating to MQIEVVYALPHVQVLKKLDVPADCTVEQAIRCSGILDQFPEIDLAKSKLGIFGKLTQLQAMLELHDRIEIYRPLIIDPKEARRLRAKKNNR from the coding sequence ATGCAAATTGAAGTCGTCTACGCACTCCCGCATGTTCAAGTGCTGAAGAAACTCGATGTGCCGGCGGATTGCACGGTTGAGCAAGCGATACGGTGTTCCGGGATTTTGGATCAATTTCCGGAAATCGATCTGGCAAAAAGCAAATTGGGTATTTTCGGTAAATTAACCCAATTGCAAGCCATGCTGGAGCTGCATGACAGAATTGAAATTTACCGGCCTTTGATCATCGATCCGAAAGAAGCGAGAAGATTACGCGCCAAGAAAAATAACCGCTGA
- a CDS encoding type II toxin-antitoxin system RatA family toxin: MAEIEKSVLVEYSASQMFALVDDVAKYPEFLPWCGGTSVDPQDEITTHATVKIDYHHIQHSFTTKNKRFPPDLIEMSLLDGPFEHLDGYWQFIPLSDSACKIKFRLHYTFSHRILEKLVGPVFHMIANSFVEHFIERAEVIYGKR; the protein is encoded by the coding sequence ATGGCAGAAATAGAAAAATCAGTTTTGGTTGAATACTCGGCAAGTCAAATGTTCGCATTGGTCGATGATGTGGCGAAATATCCTGAATTTCTCCCGTGGTGCGGCGGTACCTCCGTCGATCCGCAAGACGAGATCACGACGCATGCCACCGTCAAGATCGACTATCACCATATTCAGCACAGTTTTACCACCAAGAACAAACGCTTTCCGCCGGATTTGATCGAAATGAGTTTGCTCGATGGGCCGTTTGAACACTTGGATGGTTACTGGCAATTTATCCCGCTGTCGGATAGCGCGTGCAAAATCAAATTCCGCTTGCATTACACCTTCTCGCACAGGATTCTTGAAAAACTGGTCGGGCCGGTATTTCATATGATTGCCAACAGTTTTGTGGAACATTTCATCGAGCGGGCGGAAGTGATTTACGGCAAGCGGTGA
- a CDS encoding thermonuclease family protein, whose product MGKRQDKVSVTEDPQPHQAIRIIDGDTIELSSEKMRLFGIDAPEKGQPCKRNNASYDCGAASKEHLEFLLTGAKVECVKKKKDKWGRYIALCSADGEDISQLMVRHGWAVAYREYSAAYIEDEEFAKSNRFGMWSKELSIPSEWRKTDKGDKL is encoded by the coding sequence ATGGGAAAAAGACAAGATAAAGTGTCGGTTACCGAAGATCCTCAGCCGCATCAAGCCATAAGAATAATCGATGGGGATACTATTGAACTGTCGTCGGAAAAAATGAGGCTGTTCGGAATTGATGCACCAGAAAAAGGCCAGCCATGTAAAAGAAATAATGCTTCTTATGATTGCGGTGCTGCATCTAAAGAGCATTTGGAGTTTTTGCTCACGGGAGCAAAAGTTGAATGTGTCAAGAAAAAGAAAGATAAATGGGGAAGATATATTGCCCTGTGTTCTGCTGATGGTGAAGATATCAGTCAACTGATGGTTCGGCATGGTTGGGCGGTAGCTTATAGGGAGTATTCTGCTGCATATATTGAGGATGAAGAATTTGCTAAATCTAATAGGTTCGGAATGTGGTCAAAGGAATTATCCATCCCATCCGAATGGCGAAAAACTGATAAAGGTGACAAATTATGA
- a CDS encoding COX15/CtaA family protein: MQKPIAIWLFICCALVFAMIVVGGVTRLTDSGLSIVEWQPIVGTMPPITQQDWDVLLEKYRATPQYQQVNKGMSVDEFKSIFWWEYFHRVLGRLIGLVFFVPFVYFLLKKQIDRPLGIKLAGIFVLGGLQGFMGWYMVMSGLVNDPHVSQYRLTAHLGLAFVIFAAMFWVALGLLSPHREYSPANYKLQGLRRFSFSLSSLIFIMVLSGGFVAGIRAGLAYNTFPLMNGHVIPPDLFILEPWYRNFFDNITTVQFDHRLIAWILAFSVPIFWLKSRTVELQGTTRLACNLFLLMLAVQISLGIATLLHAVPIPLGASHQGGAVLLFAASLWVSHRLR, encoded by the coding sequence ATGCAGAAACCTATTGCAATCTGGTTATTCATTTGTTGTGCCCTAGTATTCGCCATGATAGTAGTCGGCGGTGTTACGCGCTTGACCGATTCCGGGCTTTCCATTGTCGAATGGCAACCGATCGTCGGCACCATGCCGCCCATCACGCAGCAGGATTGGGATGTGTTGCTGGAAAAATACCGCGCCACACCGCAGTATCAGCAAGTCAACAAAGGCATGAGCGTCGATGAATTCAAAAGTATTTTCTGGTGGGAATACTTCCACCGCGTACTCGGCCGGTTGATCGGCCTGGTATTTTTTGTACCGTTTGTTTACTTTCTGCTGAAAAAGCAAATCGACCGGCCGCTGGGCATCAAACTCGCGGGGATATTCGTATTGGGTGGTCTGCAAGGATTCATGGGTTGGTATATGGTCATGAGCGGTTTGGTCAACGATCCGCATGTCAGCCAGTACCGCCTGACCGCGCATTTAGGACTGGCTTTTGTCATTTTTGCCGCGATGTTCTGGGTCGCTTTGGGATTGCTGTCGCCGCACCGCGAATATTCCCCAGCCAATTACAAATTGCAGGGTCTGCGGCGATTTTCCTTCAGTCTCTCTTCATTGATTTTTATCATGGTGCTGTCCGGCGGTTTCGTGGCCGGCATTCGCGCAGGCTTGGCCTACAACACCTTCCCGCTGATGAACGGACATGTGATTCCACCCGACCTTTTTATCCTTGAACCGTGGTACCGCAATTTTTTCGATAACATCACCACGGTGCAATTCGATCATCGCTTGATCGCCTGGATACTGGCCTTCTCAGTGCCGATTTTCTGGCTCAAATCACGCACCGTGGAACTGCAAGGCACCACACGCCTGGCATGCAACCTTTTCCTGCTGATGCTGGCGGTACAAATCAGCTTAGGCATCGCAACACTGCTCCATGCGGTACCGATTCCCTTAGGCGCATCGCACCAAGGCGGAGCGGTGCTGCTGTTTGCCGCATCCCTATGGGTGAGCCACCGGTTACGGTAG
- the smpB gene encoding SsrA-binding protein SmpB codes for MSIVQNKKAFHDYFIEEKYETGMVLEGWEVKAIRDGRVQLKEAYVIISNGALYLIGSHISPLKTASTHINPDPVRTRKLLLHAEEIKRLIGKVERAGYTLVPLDMHYKAGRIKLEIGLAKGKKQHDKRESEKQKEWERDKQRLMRAK; via the coding sequence ATGAGTATAGTACAAAATAAAAAAGCCTTTCACGATTATTTTATCGAAGAAAAGTACGAAACGGGCATGGTGCTGGAGGGATGGGAAGTCAAAGCCATTCGCGATGGCCGGGTTCAGTTGAAAGAAGCTTATGTTATTATCAGCAACGGCGCACTGTACTTAATTGGCAGTCATATCAGTCCGCTCAAGACAGCTTCAACGCATATCAATCCCGATCCGGTCAGAACCCGCAAATTGTTATTGCACGCGGAAGAAATCAAACGGCTCATCGGCAAAGTCGAACGCGCCGGATACACACTGGTTCCCCTCGATATGCACTATAAAGCAGGCAGGATCAAACTGGAAATCGGCTTGGCCAAAGGCAAGAAACAACACGACAAGCGCGAATCCGAGAAACAGAAGGAATGGGAGCGCGACAAGCAACGTTTGATGCGCGCAAAATAA
- a CDS encoding M20/M25/M40 family metallo-hydrolase: protein MQKSLNLSIVFFVLVFVFCISPVATANNETFHHHMEIQLSPNTSEIRVKDQIRIPDWARSAKEPVQLEFFLHAGLSITNVQGAAIQAEENEVALKSRPISIRHYRVTLPPEQQEFTLQFNGKIHHAVQGPGQEYSRSFGSTPGVISPEGVFLANASAWYPQFGDALVSFQLDIQAPADWDVVSQGTLLRENRTSTLQNIVWEEKQPQDDIYLIAGKFHRYTQSAGAVNALVYLRSADQPLAQKYLDATAQYIAMYNKLIGPYPYTKFALVENFWESGYGMPSFTLLGSKVIRLPFILHSSYPHEILHNYWGNGVFVDYAKGNWAEGLTAYLADHLVNEQRGKGDEYRRDVLQKYADFVNKEKDFPIIRFVSRHSASSEAVGYGKTMMFFHMLRQELGDDAFTKALRRFYQQFKFQQATFADLLATFNASTGKDLTQRFEQWVHRTGAPDLVLRSAETERAADGFKLTLTVEQTQPGEPYHLKVPVAVTLEGEDMATQSHITIDQRAQTIALDFHARPVRVDLDPHFDVFRRLDSREIPSALSQGFGAEKPLLVLPARADKSVLEAYRALAANWQKTQSSRLEILTDDQLKTLPGDRTVWIMGWQNKFADAALKALADRGVAYQSKQLKLDHKTYPQDDHAVVLTARQPSNPDKTLLWVAADHPKAIAELANKLPHYRKYSYLVFKGNDLTNIGKGQWPITQSPLTQWVKQKDGHVIRTAHTGITKPRRALAELPPVFSESRMMDDITHLSHESYKGRELGTPELDDAATYIAKQFQQIGLLPGGDDNSFFQTWQQDVGLPKGNITLRNVVGILPGTNPQLAGQSLVIGAHYDHLGTGWPDVRAAHQGKIHHGADDNASGIAVMLELTRQIVPKWQPERTVIFVAFTGEEANLLGSRHYTRADKHYPTEKIIAMLNLDTVGRLENNPITVFGTGSARELVHIFRGASFVTGIPVNAVQDDFGSSDQATFIQAGIPAVQFFASAHEDYHAPGDTVDKIDSAGLVKVAAILKEATEYLANRIEPLTVTLPSVPAPAEPAERKEKRTASLGTVPDFTYQGEGVRVDNTLPGSPAQQAGLQPGDILIQLAGQPVSDLASYAAILRTLKAGEKVELRYRRDDAVMVVEVVLVER from the coding sequence ATGCAAAAATCATTAAACCTCAGCATCGTCTTTTTTGTGCTTGTCTTCGTCTTCTGTATCAGCCCGGTTGCCACGGCAAATAACGAAACCTTCCATCATCATATGGAAATTCAACTATCGCCAAACACTTCTGAAATCCGCGTCAAAGATCAAATCCGGATTCCGGATTGGGCGCGGAGTGCAAAAGAACCCGTACAACTCGAATTCTTTTTACATGCCGGTTTATCGATCACGAATGTTCAAGGGGCTGCAATTCAGGCGGAAGAAAACGAGGTCGCGTTGAAATCCCGGCCGATTTCGATCAGGCACTACCGCGTAACGCTGCCGCCGGAACAGCAGGAATTCACGCTGCAATTCAATGGCAAGATTCACCACGCAGTGCAAGGCCCAGGGCAGGAATATTCGCGCAGTTTCGGTTCGACGCCGGGGGTGATTTCGCCGGAAGGGGTGTTTCTAGCCAATGCCAGTGCATGGTATCCGCAGTTTGGCGATGCGCTGGTGTCGTTCCAGCTGGATATTCAAGCGCCAGCCGATTGGGACGTGGTGAGCCAGGGCACGTTGTTGCGCGAGAACCGGACCAGTACACTGCAAAACATCGTGTGGGAGGAAAAGCAGCCGCAGGATGATATTTATCTCATCGCCGGGAAATTTCACCGTTACACGCAGTCCGCCGGTGCGGTGAATGCGCTGGTGTATTTGCGCAGCGCCGATCAACCGCTGGCGCAGAAATATCTGGATGCGACGGCGCAGTACATCGCCATGTATAACAAGCTGATCGGCCCCTACCCTTACACGAAATTCGCATTGGTCGAGAATTTTTGGGAAAGCGGTTACGGCATGCCATCGTTCACGCTGCTGGGCTCTAAAGTCATCCGTCTGCCGTTCATTTTGCATTCGTCGTATCCGCACGAAATTTTGCACAACTACTGGGGTAACGGCGTCTTCGTCGATTACGCCAAGGGCAACTGGGCGGAAGGATTGACGGCGTATCTCGCCGACCACTTGGTCAATGAGCAGCGCGGCAAAGGCGACGAATACCGGCGCGACGTGCTGCAAAAGTACGCCGATTTCGTCAACAAAGAAAAAGATTTTCCCATCATTCGCTTCGTGTCGCGCCATAGCGCCAGCTCGGAAGCCGTCGGCTACGGCAAGACCATGATGTTCTTTCACATGCTGCGGCAGGAACTCGGTGACGACGCGTTCACCAAAGCACTGCGGCGCTTTTATCAGCAATTCAAATTCCAGCAAGCGACGTTCGCCGATTTGCTCGCCACGTTCAACGCCAGCACCGGCAAGGATCTGACGCAGCGCTTCGAGCAATGGGTGCACCGCACCGGCGCGCCGGATCTGGTGCTGCGCAGCGCCGAAACCGAGCGCGCGGCGGATGGATTCAAGCTCACGCTCACCGTCGAGCAAACCCAGCCGGGCGAACCGTACCACTTAAAGGTGCCGGTAGCCGTTACGCTGGAAGGCGAGGACATGGCAACGCAATCGCATATCACCATCGATCAACGCGCGCAAACCATCGCGCTGGATTTTCACGCCCGTCCGGTGCGCGTTGATCTCGATCCGCATTTCGATGTGTTCCGGCGCTTGGATAGCCGCGAGATTCCATCGGCCCTGTCGCAGGGTTTCGGCGCGGAAAAACCGTTGCTGGTTCTGCCTGCGCGTGCGGACAAATCCGTTCTGGAAGCGTATCGTGCGTTGGCGGCGAATTGGCAGAAAACCCAATCGAGCCGGCTGGAAATCCTCACCGACGATCAATTGAAAACACTACCCGGGGATCGCACTGTCTGGATCATGGGGTGGCAGAACAAATTTGCCGATGCGGCTTTAAAAGCCTTGGCTGATCGCGGTGTCGCGTATCAATCCAAGCAACTGAAATTGGATCATAAAACGTACCCGCAAGATGACCATGCGGTCGTGTTGACCGCCCGGCAGCCGTCCAATCCGGACAAAACGCTGTTATGGGTCGCCGCCGATCATCCGAAAGCGATTGCCGAACTCGCCAACAAATTGCCGCACTACCGCAAATACAGCTATCTGGTGTTCAAAGGCAACGACTTGACCAATATCGGCAAGGGGCAATGGCCAATCACGCAATCGCCGCTCACGCAGTGGGTCAAGCAGAAAGATGGCCACGTCATCCGCACGGCGCATACCGGTATCACCAAACCGCGCCGCGCGCTGGCGGAACTGCCACCGGTTTTTTCCGAGAGCCGCATGATGGATGACATCACGCATCTGTCGCACGAATCGTATAAGGGACGCGAGCTTGGCACGCCGGAGCTGGACGATGCGGCCACGTATATCGCCAAGCAGTTTCAACAAATCGGCCTGCTGCCCGGCGGTGACGACAATAGTTTTTTCCAAACCTGGCAACAGGATGTCGGCCTGCCGAAAGGCAATATCACGTTACGTAACGTCGTCGGCATTCTGCCGGGCACCAACCCGCAACTCGCCGGGCAAAGTCTGGTGATCGGCGCGCATTACGACCACCTCGGCACCGGCTGGCCGGACGTGCGTGCCGCACATCAGGGCAAAATCCATCACGGCGCGGACGACAATGCCAGCGGCATTGCCGTGATGCTGGAACTCACCCGCCAGATTGTGCCGAAATGGCAACCGGAGCGCACCGTCATTTTCGTCGCATTCACCGGCGAAGAAGCCAATTTGCTCGGCTCCAGGCATTACACCCGCGCTGACAAGCATTACCCCACTGAAAAGATTATCGCGATGTTGAATCTGGACACCGTCGGGCGGCTGGAAAACAATCCGATCACGGTATTTGGCACCGGCAGCGCGCGCGAATTGGTGCATATTTTCCGTGGCGCAAGCTTCGTCACCGGCATTCCGGTCAACGCCGTGCAAGACGACTTCGGCTCCAGCGATCAGGCCACTTTCATCCAGGCCGGTATCCCGGCAGTGCAATTCTTCGCCAGCGCGCACGAGGACTACCACGCCCCCGGCGACACCGTCGATAAAATCGACTCCGCCGGACTGGTCAAAGTCGCCGCGATCCTGAAAGAAGCCACCGAATACCTCGCCAATCGCATCGAACCGCTGACGGTCACACTACCGTCAGTCCCCGCACCCGCCGAACCCGCTGAACGCAAAGAAAAACGCACGGCCAGCCTCGGCACGGTGCCGGATTTCACTTATCAAGGCGAAGGCGTACGCGTAGACAACACCCTCCCCGGCTCCCCGGCACAACAAGCCGGATTGCAACCCGGCGACATTCTGATTCAATTGGCCGGACAACCGGTTAGCGACTTGGCGTCGTATGCGGCGATTCTGCGCACGCTGAAAGCGGGGGAGAAAGTGGAATTGCGGTATCGAAGGGATGATGCGGTAATGGTTGTTGAGGTGGTGTTGGTGGAGCGGTAG
- a CDS encoding IS256 family transposase — MTTPKPLPAGLIDSLLADYKKPEDLIGEHGLLKQLTKALVERALQAEMADHLGHDKHETVVNATGNTRNGKSRKTLKGEFGELPIEIPRDREGSFEPLIISKHQTRWAGFDDKILSLYARGMTVREIQQHLTEMYGTEVSPTLISTVTDGVMDEVKQWQSRPLDAVYPVIYLDCIHAKVRDAGSVRTKAIYLAIGINMEGHKEILGLWIAQTEGAKFWLSVVTELKNRGVQDIFIACVDGLKGFPEAIETIYPHAIVQLCIVHMVRNSLNYVGWNKRKEVAADLRLVYSAATIDEAEHALADFEDKWNYAYPPIARSWRNNWQRIIPFFDYPPEIRRIIYTTNAIESVNMSLRKVSKNRGSFPNDEAVIKLFYLALSNIAKKWSMPLRDWKPALNRFTIQFNERMPRHY; from the coding sequence ATGACCACACCCAAACCCCTGCCAGCCGGCTTAATTGATAGCCTGCTGGCCGATTACAAAAAGCCAGAAGATTTAATCGGTGAGCATGGTCTTCTCAAGCAACTCACCAAAGCGTTGGTTGAACGTGCCTTGCAAGCAGAAATGGCCGATCATCTTGGTCACGATAAGCACGAAACGGTAGTCAATGCCACTGGCAATACCAGAAATGGTAAAAGCCGTAAGACCCTGAAAGGTGAATTCGGTGAGTTACCCATCGAGATCCCCCGTGACCGTGAGGGCAGCTTCGAGCCTCTGATCATTTCCAAGCATCAGACCCGCTGGGCGGGCTTTGATGACAAGATCCTCTCGCTGTATGCCCGTGGCATGACAGTGCGTGAAATCCAACAGCACCTCACTGAAATGTATGGCACAGAAGTATCGCCTACGCTCATTTCTACGGTCACTGATGGCGTAATGGATGAAGTGAAGCAGTGGCAATCCCGGCCTCTCGATGCGGTGTATCCTGTGATCTATCTCGATTGTATCCATGCCAAAGTTCGTGACGCTGGTAGCGTTCGTACCAAAGCGATTTACCTGGCGATCGGCATTAACATGGAGGGCCATAAAGAAATACTGGGCTTATGGATTGCTCAGACCGAGGGTGCCAAGTTCTGGCTCAGCGTTGTCACTGAACTCAAAAATCGTGGCGTGCAAGATATCTTTATCGCCTGTGTCGATGGCTTAAAGGGCTTTCCCGAAGCGATTGAAACCATCTATCCACATGCCATTGTACAACTCTGTATCGTGCACATGGTTCGTAATAGTCTCAACTACGTCGGCTGGAATAAACGCAAGGAAGTAGCTGCTGATTTACGTTTGGTCTACAGCGCCGCCACGATTGATGAGGCTGAACACGCGTTAGCCGACTTTGAAGATAAATGGAACTATGCTTATCCACCGATCGCCCGATCTTGGCGCAATAACTGGCAACGCATCATTCCATTCTTCGACTACCCGCCTGAGATACGGCGCATTATTTACACCACCAATGCGATTGAGTCAGTCAATATGAGCCTACGCAAAGTCAGCAAAAACCGTGGATCGTTTCCCAACGATGAAGCTGTGATCAAATTGTTCTATTTGGCTCTCAGCAATATCGCCAAAAAATGGTCTATGCCACTAAGAGATTGGAAACCGGCACTAAACAGGTTTACTATTCAATTTAACGAAAGAATGCCTCGGCATTATTAA
- a CDS encoding lytic transglycosylase domain-containing protein — translation MLGLCIAAVCAIILLLGYSAGQFSGTSFFGHLLPFTAGVLVLILSASVFLLGWWKLRQWLRRYSEFFMPVLSLSLALLTGWLVTHDQFSLAYGNFRTLVGGKEEAGRVTISHQVYAAYRRHDSAQLQKMVNRAQEYRQAIEDAARSFDIDAHLLHGIAATESSFIPRDSHDGGRGLFQITRVPEVVIAQARKRLNVEKIVLDNPRHNAFVAAATFKHYLAEMKDDLFLGLLAYNIGPANGGLRFIMQQYGATDFTTIQPYLQTLPRDYPIRVLAYSLAFRLWHQEGRLLAYEEGNNAIRIQRIGIPGLHAGL, via the coding sequence ATGCTCGGCTTATGCATCGCCGCGGTTTGCGCCATCATCCTGCTGCTCGGTTACTCCGCGGGCCAGTTCTCGGGCACCAGTTTTTTCGGTCATTTGCTGCCTTTCACCGCCGGTGTGCTGGTGTTGATATTGTCCGCTAGTGTTTTTCTGCTCGGCTGGTGGAAGCTGCGGCAATGGCTGCGGCGCTATTCGGAATTTTTCATGCCGGTATTGTCCTTGTCGCTCGCCCTGCTGACCGGCTGGCTCGTTACGCACGACCAGTTTTCGCTGGCTTACGGTAATTTCCGCACCTTGGTTGGCGGCAAGGAAGAAGCGGGACGAGTGACGATTTCGCATCAGGTTTACGCGGCTTACCGCCGCCACGACTCAGCGCAATTGCAAAAAATGGTTAACCGCGCGCAAGAATACCGGCAAGCCATCGAAGACGCAGCCCGGTCTTTCGATATCGACGCGCATCTGCTGCACGGCATCGCCGCAACCGAATCGTCTTTTATTCCGCGCGACAGCCACGACGGCGGACGCGGATTGTTTCAGATCACCCGCGTTCCAGAAGTCGTCATCGCGCAAGCACGCAAGCGGCTCAATGTGGAAAAAATTGTGCTGGACAATCCCCGCCACAACGCTTTTGTCGCCGCCGCCACGTTTAAACACTACCTAGCGGAAATGAAAGACGATCTTTTTCTCGGATTGCTGGCTTACAACATCGGCCCGGCGAACGGCGGTTTACGTTTTATCATGCAGCAATACGGCGCGACCGATTTCACCACGATACAACCGTATCTGCAAACCCTGCCGCGCGACTACCCGATCCGGGTACTCGCCTACTCGCTGGCGTTCCGCCTGTGGCATCAGGAAGGCCGCTTGCTCGCGTATGAAGAAGGCAACAATGCCATCCGCATCCAGCGCATCGGCATCCCGGGGCTACATGCCGGTTTGTGA